The following is a genomic window from Anopheles aquasalis chromosome 3, idAnoAquaMG_Q_19, whole genome shotgun sequence.
TATCAATTTGTTGGAAGCGCACCCGTCCGTTGTCGCGCCTGTATGTCTTTTGTATCATTAATCGTGTTTCCACCTTCTACCACCCTGAcgccccccctctctctctgtatttgTAGTCAATGATGCGCTCGAAATCTATTCACTGGAATGAAGTAATTATCCTATGGACTGGGAAAACCCCCTCTATACACATACAAGAACCGATTCCTTTCTCTCAACGAAAGGGAACATCCTTCTCGAGCTGTCCATACTGATACTCTGTTTGAATTGTTCTCGTTCCGTTTCAGGCACCACTGTCACCGTGCCCAATACCGGACATCAGTGACGATGAGCTGGTATCGATTACGGTGCGTGACCTCAACCGCACCCTAAAGATGCGAGGACTAACGCGCGAGGAAATTGTGCGCATGAAACAACGGCGTCGTACGCTGAAGAACCGTGGCTATGCCGCCAGCTGCCGCATCAAGCGGATCGAGCAGAAGGATGAGCTGGAAACGGAAAAGTCGCAGGAATGGCGTGACATGGAAGCGATGCACGACGAAACGGGACGGTTACAAGAGGAGGTGGACTCGCTACGCAATAAGTATGAAGCGCTACGGAAGTTTGCCATTTCCAAAAAGATTCCCCTGCCACCGGAGCTAGATGTGCTGTAAGATAAGAGATAAGGCAGCGTGATAATAAGACGCCACTTGGCATTAGACGTTTCGGTTTCGTATGtgattaatttacattttccaaccacAATTCCTCTGTAGTTTGTAGCACAaggtttttttatattaagagaatttcaataattaaaatattgctAAGGAGATGAACCTTGTAGTATGACGActaacgaaagaaaaaaaactatttcttTTAAATAGCTACGGAGGATCGTTCCTTCTTATCTCTCTCCTATCGCTCAACGCACATATCACGTTTTCCCTGTTTCAGACGACAATATGATTCCATTTTGTGCTTCGTCAGACTCTCCGGGGGATATAGATTGTACGGTAAAAATAATGTATCGAGTTTCGTTGCTCTGGATGATGTCATACACGCGATATGATGAGCGTATCATTGTGCTAATATTTGATTAAGCAATCTTGGACACACAATGTGACATTGTGGAATGGAGCGAGGCATGGAATGGGGCACAACAGTCCAGTGGCATGTTTTGCAACTAACGAATGTTTTATCAACAGATAGAAAATCTCACTTAAAATAATGATCATGATGTTCTTTAAACACTGCACACTAGTAGCATATTGCATAACACACAATGAAAGACTCGTGGTGCGCGCACGACGAAGCTTAGAACAACTGCGAGTTCGTGTTTGTCCTAGAAAATTTGGGAATTTCGGTCACCTGTAAAAAAGGCTTCGGTGCAACGAAGCGCAGCAAGAAGCCGATAACAAACCCTGTAGTCAGCCTGCCACGCACCTCGCGCTGTGATCGACAGATTCACGATCACCGAACACCGACTGCggcgagtgcagcagcaactgtgaATGAGGTTTTCGTGCTTTCCCGCGCTACCTTAGGACCCTTGAACGGATGGACAAGCCCCGATAGTCGAGTTTACGCATTTTAGAATCGCAATTCggtgcttcgtttttttttgcttttcctacCGCATGTCAATGTCGTGCGGGGGTACAGATGATTAAAATAGGTCTAGGAAAACTGCTATGAATGCGGCACAGAGCTTTAGCATTTTCCTCGTAAAGCATCGGACCAATACTGGCGGGCAACATATGTTATGTGTGCGGTCATTTGCTCACGGAAGCTTTAACTATTTTAGTCTAAAAAGAGATGAATTGTAAAATGTATTAAGCTATTAACTACAATCATTCGATAGAATTTGTGTATCGTTCCAATAGCATATCGGTTTAAAGTAAGTTACTAAACATTTGAATGCTTTTGTggtcctttttcattttcgttagTTAGTTATCATGTTAGTTATTCTAATCATCATGAAAATAATATTCTTTTTTAGGTTCCCGATCTTGAAACATGCCCATCTGTTTATAC
Proteins encoded in this region:
- the LOC126578564 gene encoding transcription factor MafK isoform X2; protein product: MPQEIKRERKTTQAPLSPCPIPDISDDELVSITVRDLNRTLKMRGLTREEIVRMKQRRRTLKNRGYAASCRIKRIEQKDELETEKSQEWRDMEAMHDETGRLQEEVDSLRNKYEALRKFAISKKIPLPPELDVL
- the LOC126578564 gene encoding transcription factor MafK isoform X1; translated protein: MPQEIKRERKTTQSMMRSKSIHWNEAPLSPCPIPDISDDELVSITVRDLNRTLKMRGLTREEIVRMKQRRRTLKNRGYAASCRIKRIEQKDELETEKSQEWRDMEAMHDETGRLQEEVDSLRNKYEALRKFAISKKIPLPPELDVL